In Rhinatrema bivittatum chromosome 1, aRhiBiv1.1, whole genome shotgun sequence, a single genomic region encodes these proteins:
- the LOC115094133 gene encoding myb-related transcription factor, partner of profilin-like, translated as MSQAHPVLIRKPNFVPAEVDMLVEHVIRHRDLLYGPQSRMVGAYRKEQIWRGIRHAVNSVFHHNRSIAELMHKWRDMRRLVKRKQARCLAEGERSHITFSSSEQLILATISEAAAGGVGQLDTMRLAGQEGEPDDEQPGLAPRRPQRLYRHLRVVPDSSAEEEVEAHEHMEQPAEEEQQQRQGEEPEDPLAELLNDRRQDSSASDQPEPDSYASQAERLLQQGAGLLDTISGLFDVVQQEASSLRDTIREEGQGIQACLRDLCRATKEQTEVWRDMLQRLPPVQPQPPAAPWAFMAPWMHYPPPYGPPYPWMAPARAEAPGVVPPPAPQPVPGYPWMAQASPPAPPVILPPPAPEPPLPLAVPSSSHDLELPQAPLPSEGSVSSGRRSPLHRSARLGQSKLPDGRRRGRSRK; from the exons ATGTCTCAGGCACATCCTGTTCTCATTCGGAAGCCGAACTTCGTGCCAGCGGAGGTTGATATGCTGGTGGAGCATGTCATACGGCACCGGGATCTGCTGTATGGTCCACAGTCTCGTATGGTGGgtgcatacaggaaggagcagatctggagaGGGATCAGGCACGCTGTCAACTCCGTGTTCCACCACAATCGGAGTATTGCTGAACTCATGCACAAGTGGAGGGACATGAGGAGACTCGTGAAGCGCAAGCAGGCCAGGTGCCTTGCAGAGGGAGAACGGAGCCACATCACCTTCTCGTCCTCTGAGCAGCTGATACTGGCTACCATCTCTGAGGCAGCTGCGGGTGGAGTTGGCCAGCTTGACACCATGCGCCTTGCAGGGCAGGAAG gggagccagatgatgagcaaccTGGACTTGCACCTAGAAGACCCCAAAGGCTGTACCGGCATCTGCGGGTGGTCCCTGACTCGTCGGcagaggaggaagtggaagcccatgaacacatggaacagcctgcggaggaggagcagcagcagcggcagggagAGGAGCCGGAGGACCCACTGGCTGAACTGCTAAATGATCGGCGGCAGGACAGCAGTGCATCGGACCAGCCCGAACCCGACTCGTATGCCAGTCAGGCAGAGAGACTGTTACAGCAGGGCGCCGGCCTCTTGGACACCATCTCTGGCCTGTTTGATGTGGTGCAGCAGGAAGCGAGTTCCCtccgtgataccatcagggaggaaggacaggggaTTCAGGCGTGCCTCCGAGACCTTTGCCGGGCTACTAAGGAACAGACGGAGGTTTGGCGGGATATGCTGCAGCGGTTGCCTCCTgtgcagccacagccaccagcaGCTCCATGGGCTTTCATGGCGCCctggatgcattaccctccaccttatgggccTCCATACCCATGGATGGCACCTGCCCGTGCAGAGGCGCCCGGTGTGGTACCGCCACCTGcgcctcagcctgttccaggctATCCGTGGATGGCACAAGCATCCCCGCCTGCACCTCCTGTGATTCTTCCCCCACCAGCACCAGAACCGCCTTTGCCCCTGGCTGTACCATCCTCCAGCCATGACCTGGAACTGCCCCAAGCACCTCTGCCCTCTGAGGGTAGTGTAAGCAGTGGGAGGAGGAGTCCACTGCACCGGAGTGCCCGGTTGGGGCAGTCTAAGCTACCTGATGGCCGTAGGAGAGGACGGTCGAGGAAGTGA